The proteins below are encoded in one region of Fulvia fulva chromosome 9, complete sequence:
- a CDS encoding Short chain dehydrogenase asqE, with translation MSTARPLEGKVAIVTGGSRGIGREIALQFARKGCKAITITYLNNIEAAKSCVTEIRRLGCEAIAIQGVDVQGHQALYQELADSMIQQTLSAFSTTGIDILVNNAGAAALYPNDAQAALEFYGIFNLNVLTPYMLIQAVLPVIRPGGSIINITSISARVVLGGPTIIYSASKAALEHMTRNFAVTYGAKKQITINNVSPGATDTDGLRQASQEIIDIVKNEWTIEKRLGRPSEVADVVCWLCGGGGARWINGDTINASGGANKQLHLDSTTSSIRHHQNQLTTARMVFEFTGNPPAFGRPPTFASFTATPATNKLPRSPFATASFGSSFGGAASLPLNSSTVTPLGITTTHTQASRDDIPPEVEIAQDDDLMRALKRCATNRQAVFGRHDMDADAALNEVLEMCDLDAGRLMEALREANSEIGMFARAVFSTLLQRHSELQPADSATEKFEKIEKIEKIEETVPRWLSGEDRKKSKIPLLVAKKAKQENDEVIISEGPVEELVHATTTPGNAATSSPTKPFRFLDLPAEMRNIVYRKLLVSKTGYIFLAGRPFLDGDTVRQIEANRDLRKGLASDCKPVILGTCNQIYEETKDILYAENKIIMSFKVEKSTKPFLPTQRIDLPSLAQIKSLVLVLDLCSSSSNSSLSHRFLSVQDFVALVCWRELQAMTGLEQLRITCVERGGIDHRQAMLVQVMERIPRACQVTFGAETEFEKEYVKKVIEDADEPHYKSYYNLATSYEADVDMVRKCGEAAMATKGCKNGDERDYRFTDRSFSNLGSLAGSQAIDPRYVLGGGS, from the exons ATGTCGACTGCGAGGCCGTTGGAGGGGAAGGTCGCTATTGTGACTG GTGGGTCGAGGGGCATCGGGAGGGAGATTGCGTTGCAGTTTGCGAGGAAGGGGTGTAAAGCG ATCACGATAACGTACCTCAATAATATTGAGGCGGCGAAGAGCTGTGTCACGGAGATAAGAAGATTGGGATGTGAAGCGATTGCGATACAGGGCGTGGATGTGCAGGGGCATCAGGCATTATATCAAGAG CTCGCGGATAGCATGATCCAGCAAACGCTCTCTGCTTTCTCCACAACCGGCATCGACATTTTGGTCAACAATGCTGGCGCCGCAGCTC TATACCCCAACGACGCCCAGGCCGCCCTCGAATTCTACGGCATCTTCAACCTCAACGTCCTCACACCCTACATGCTGATCCAAGCCGTCCTCCCCGTAATTCGACCCGGCGGCTCCATCATTAACATTACTTCGATCTCCGCTCGAGTCGTTTTGGGTGGTCCGACGATAATATACTCGGCAAGTAAGGCGGCGTTGGAGCACATGACGAGGAACTTTGCCGTCACATATGGCGCGAAGAAGCAGATCACCATCAATAATGTTAGTCCAGGAGCGACGGATACGGATGGTTTACGGCAGGCGAGTCAGGAGATTATTGATATTGTGAAGAATGAGTGGACTATCGAGAAGAG ATTGGGGAGGCCGAGTGAGGTCGCAGATGTGGTATGCTGGCTATGTGGAGGTGGAGGAGCAAGATGGATCAACGGCGATACTATCAACGCTAGCGGTGGGGCAA ATAAACAATTGCACCTCGACTCAACAACATCCAGCATCCGACATCACCAAAACCAATTGACCACAGCAAGAATGGTGTTCGAGTTCACAGGCAACCCGCCCGCCTTTGGCAGACCACCCACTTTCGCTTCTTTCACCGCGACTCCGGCTACAAACAAACTCCCACGCTCCCCGTTTGCGACAGCATCATTTGGATCCTCCTTCGGCGGCGCTGCATCACTTCCGCTGAACTCGAGTACCGTCACACCACTCGGGATCACGACAACACACACGCAGGCCTCACGAGACGACATACCACCCGAGGTGGAAATCGCACAAGATGACGATCTTATGAGGGCTCTCAAGCGATGTGCCACCAATCGCCAAGCGGTGTTCGGCAGACATGACATGGATGCCGATGCTGCTTTGAACGAGGTTCTGGAAATGTGCGATCTCGATGCTGGGAGGTTGATGGAAGCGCTTCGAGAAGCCAACTCGGAGATTGGCATGTTTGCCCGCGCGGTCTTCAGCACACTTCTACAGAGGCACTCTGAGCTCCAGCCTGCAGATTCGGCTACCGAGAAGTTTGAGAAGATTGAGAAGATCGAGAAGATCGAGGAGACCGTCCCACGGTGGCTCTCGGGCGAGGACCGGAAGAAGAGCAAGATTCCCCTGCTAGTGGCGAAGAAAGCCAAGCAGGAGAACGACGAGGTCATCATCAGTGAAGGTCCGGTTGAAGAACTCGTACATGCTACCACCACTCCTGGCAACGCGGCCACGAGCTCGCCAACCAAGCCCTTTCGATTCCTCGATCTCCCAGCTGAGATGAGGAACATTGTCTACCGCAAACTACTCGTCTCCAAGACTGGCTACATCTTCCTCGCAGGCCGTCCCTTTCTCGATGGCGACACAGTGCGACAGATAGAAGCAAACCGTGACCTTCGCAAAGGCCTCGCCTCTGATTGCAAGCCAGTCATCCTCGGGACCTGCAACCAAATCTACGAGGAGACAAAGGACATCCTGTATGCTGAGAACAAGATCATCATGAGCTTCAAGGTGGAGAAGTCGACCAAGCCCTTCCTTCCCACTCAACGCATCGATCTGCCTTCGCTGGCACAGATCAAGTCCCTGGTCTTGGTCCTCGACCTATGCTCCTCCAGCAGTAACTCCTCTCTGTCGCACAGGTTTCTGAGCGTTCAGGACTTCGTCGCCCTGGTATGCTGGCGGGAGCTACAGGCTATGACTGGACTCGAGCAGCTTCGTATTACCTGCGTCGAGCGCGGAGGCATCGACCACAGGCAAGCTATGCTTGTCCAGGTCATGGAGCGCATCCCTAGGGCATGCCAGGTCACATTCGGAGCGGAGACGGAATTCGAGAAGGAATACGTCAAGAAGGTCATCGAGGACGCTGATGAACCACACTACAAGTCTTACTACAACCTTGCGACTAGTTATGAAGCGGACGTGGACATGGTCCGGAAGTGTGGTGAGGCCGCTATGGCTACTAAGGGTTGCAAGAACGGCGATGAGCGAGACTACCGTTTCACAGATCGCTCGTTCAGCAATTTGGGGAGTCTTGCCGGGTCGCAGGCTATCGATCCGCGATACGTGCTGGGTGGCGGATCATGA
- a CDS encoding Acyl carrier protein, mitochondrial: MFRTAIVRSARLAATQAARPAVRTFAVRSNPFINTSRISTPATTLSAVRCYASSSGLGQEEVTGRILDLLKNFDKVSDASKLSAQAHFTNDLGLDSLDTVEVVMAIEEEFSIEIPDKEADAIHSVNQAVDYIMKQPDGVYYPVPPTR, encoded by the exons ATGTTCCGCACCGCCATTGTCCGCAGCGCGCGTCTCGCCGCTACCCAGGCTGCCCGCCCAGCCGTCCGAACGTTCGCCGTCCGAAGCAACCCTTTCATCAACACATCTCGCATCTCCACCCCAGCGACAACGCTATCTGCTGTGCGATGCTACGCCTCATCATCTGGTCTTGGGCAAGAGGAGGTCACTGGCAGAATCTTGGATCTCCTGAAGAACTTTGACAAG GTCTCGGATGCATCGAAGCTCAGCGCACAGGCGCACTTCACAAACGATCTTGGTCTGGATAGCTTGGACACCGTCGAGGTGGTCATGGCGATAGAAGAG GAGTTCAGCATTGAGATCCCAGACAAGGAGGCAGATGCCATCCACAGCGTGAACCAGGCTGTTGACTACATCATGAAGCAGCCAGATGGTGTGTACTACCCAGTACCG CCCACTAGATGA
- a CDS encoding Vacuolar protein sorting-associated protein 74: MASASGSGLTRRRGAGAAHTNDENDEKDTSRVSSPAPRPTTSSGPETSYESGENGHKIAFDPRDMADSAERSKQPKLTLMEEVLLMGLKDKQGYLSFWNDNISYALRGCIVIELAFRGRISMQKDSSRRRFPLADRLIEVVDDTLTGEVLLDEALKMMKSSEKMSASSWIDLMSGETWNLMKIGYQLKQVRERLAKGLVDKGILRTEKRNFLLFDMATHPVADGGAKDEIRRRVRNVLTQRTVVLPASQWLPENLEFRYLRTIAMLCASYAANVLENALTTLGHEARERAFAQVDELLAEYSQWPFGKRAGGGQAAVGANLDQVIRDEVNGAKDKELQLEVVAACLSVFTRLDSLL, encoded by the exons ATGGCCTCGGCCTCAGGCTCCGGCCTGACCCGCCGCCGAGGCGCAGGCGCTGCCCACACCAACGACGAGAACGACGAGAAGGACACATCCCGAGTCTCCTCCCCAGCACCACGACCGACGACCTCCTCAGGACCAGAGACTAGCTACGAGTCCGGCGAGAATGGCCACAAAATCGCATTCGACCCTCGAGATATGGCCGACTCAGCAGAGCGGTCGAAGCAGCCGAAACTCACACTCATGGAGGAAGTGCTGCTTATGGGATTGAAGGACAAGCAGGGATATCTCTCCTTCTGGAACGACAACATCTCATACGCGCTACGGGGCTGCATTGTAATCGAGCTGGCGTTCAGGGGACGGATCAGCATGCAGAAGGACTCGAGTCGGAGGAGGTTCCCGCTTGCGGATAGGCTGATTGAGGTTGTGGACGATACGCTGACCGGGGAGGTGCTACTGGATGAGGCGTTGAAAATGATGAAGAGTTCGGAAAAGATGAGCGCGAGCAGTTGGATTGATCTCATGAGTG GCGAAACATGGAACCTCATGAAGATCGGCTACCAGCTCAAGCAAGTCCGCGAACGACTAGCCAAAGGACTCGTCGACAAGGGCATTCTCCGCACCGAGAAGCGCAACTTCCTCCTCTTTGACATGGCTACTCATCCTGTCGCAGATGGTGGCGCGAAAGACGAGATTAGACGGCGAGTCCGAAACGTCCTCACACAGCGCACAGTCGTGCTTCCTGCTTCGCAATGGCTGCCCGAGAATCTCGAGTTCCGCTACCTCAGGACGATCGCTATGCTGTGCGCTTCGTATGCTGCAAATGTGCTGGAAAACGCATTGACTACATTGGGACACGAAGCAAGGGAAAGAGCCTTTGCACAAGTGGACGAGTTGCTTGCAGAGTACTCACAATGGCCTTTTGGCAAGAGAGCTGGAGGTGGTCAGGCGGCTGTTGGTGCCAACTTGGATCAGGTCATCAGGGATGAGGTCAACGGTGCCAAGGATAAGGAGTTGCAGCTCGAG GTCGTGGCAGCGTGCCTCAGCGTCTTCACCCGTCTAGACTCCCTACTCTAA
- a CDS encoding Cytochrome P450 monooxygenase TRI13, whose product MASLVYGLLALLVGIGAFSMYKFALPKPLPGIPYDIASRKRVLGDLPDATAWMRERKEFWSFLQARCQQLNSPIVQVWMQPLGKPFIVVSDYLETQDIMVRRHAQFDRSAWLGDMFWAIAPRNMTRFLTNDDWRAHRRLMADAMSPGFLRNVASPHGHAGASSLIKLWKSKMDLAEGRPFSVFDDVIKSAMDAMWSAVFGSEISTTQGQIDALTGRSVLLSSDRNVPVEFPQADDPETFTAMLTLGNSVAWAASSPLPKTTHWLAVNLIPNLRRAMKLKRDYLSGMLHAASHKFATSQDEGKVKHVLDLVVQREVTLAKKEGRAPEFDTQDIRDELFGFLLAGNETTSATICWGLKMLSDHPRVQHKLRTILQEFHIQARQEGRTPSPQEMFNANIPYLEATLAEILRHAGSAPGSTRRTMENTEIFGHQIPKGYDVLMLMNGAGYTSPALPIDESRRSMQSVKASDIAGMWDESDISQFVPERWLVTDEKGQVTYDQKAGPFQSFGAGLRGCFGRKLAELNLWTFFTLILWEFELLAPPESYRSYLGLDKSMHQPQQCYYRAHSIEREPINPTLALSEPKSSIQPSRLHSDTTHLSRPPPPPPPPPPPPPPPTMALRTLLRTPPALRSLLLQQTASRASYHSYEHIEPPPYRETESAILSSALRHVPTHGFTQQSLTLGAKDNGYLDISTNLFPNGAFDLVLYHLVTQRLGLKDRIHFPENIGVGRKVRSLILERLRGNDDAGVVGKWREALGLMSLAENIPKSLKELAALSDEMWFLAGHVSVDSTWYTKRASLSGVYAATEVFQTTDQSTEYRDTEEFLDRRLEEVRVVGGAVGGTIEWASFQAGSVVNLLRSKGVRI is encoded by the exons ATGGCTTCGCTTGTCTACGGCCTTCTGGCCCTACTGGTCGGCATCGGCGCCTTTTCCATGTACAAGTTCGCCCTCCCAAAGCCGCTCCCAGGTATCCCATACGACATCGCCTCGCGCAAGCGTGTCCTCGGAGACCTGCCTGATGCCACAGCCTGG ATGCGCGAACGAAAAGAATTCTGGTCTTTCCTCCAAGCTCGCTGCCAACAACTCAACTCGCCAATCGTCCAAGTATGGATGCAACCACTGGGCAAGCCGTTCATCGTCGTGAGCGACTACCTCGAGACGCAAGATATCATGGTCCGTCGACATGCCCAATTCGACCGGAGCGCTTGGCTTGGCGACATGTTCTGGGCCATCGCACCTCGAAACATGACCCGTTTCCTGACAAACGATGACTGGCGAGCGCACCGAAGACTGATGGCAGATGCGATGAGTCCGGGATTCCTTCGAAATGTGGCGAGCCCTCACGGGCATGCGGGTGCATCGTCGCTGATCAAGCTCTGGAAGAGCAAGATGGATCTTGCAGAAGGACGTCCTTTCTCCGTGTTCGATGATGTGATCAAGTCCGCGATGGATGCCATGTGGAGTGCGGTGTTTGGGTCCGAGATCAGTACGACTCAGGGACAGATCGATGCTCTGACAGGGCGGAGTGTGCTACTTTCTTCAGACCGGAATGTGCCAGTGGAGTTTCCTCAAGCTGATGATCCTGAGACGTTCACGGCAATGTTGACACTAGGCAATAGCGTGGCGTGGGCAGCATCGAGTCCGTTGCCCAAGACTACACATTGGCTGGCCGTCAACCTTATCCCGAACTTGAGGAGGGCGATGAAGCTTAAGAGGGATTACCTATCTGGTATGCTCCATGCAGCATCCCACAAGTTTGCCACTTCGCAAGACGAGGGCAAAGTCAAACATGTCTTGGACTTAGTCGTGCAGCGAGAAGTAACGCTCGCCAAGAAGGAAGGTCGAGCTCCAGAGTTCGACACCCAGGATATCCGCGACGAACTCTTCGGCTTCCTCCTAGCCGGCAACGAAACAACCTCAGCAACAATCTGCTGGGGCCTAAAAATGCTCTCCGACCACCCCCGAGTCCAACACAAACTCCGAACCATCCTGCAAGAATTCCACATCCAAGCCAGACAAGAAGGCAGAACTCCCAGCCCGCAGGAGATGTTCAACGCAAACATCCCATACCTAGAAGCCACATTAGCAGAAATCTTACGGCACGCAGGAAGTGCACCAGGGAGTACTCGCCGGACGATGGAGAATACGGAGATTTTTGGACACCAGATTCCGAAGGGGTACGATGTGTTGATG CTCATGAATGGCGCTGGGTACACTTCTCCAGCTCTGCCCATCGACGAGAGCCGACGGAGTATGCAATCCGTTAAAGCCAGCGACATTGCTGGGATGTGGGATGAGTCCGACATTAGCCAATTCGTGCCAGAGCGTTGGCTGGTCACAGATGAGAAGGGCCAGGTGACGTACGACCAAAAGGCTGGTCCATTCCAGTCCTTTGGCGCTGGCCTCAGAGGGTGTTTCG GCCGTAAGCTCGCCGAGCTGAATCTTTGGACCTTTTTCACATTGATACTATGGGAATTCGAGCTGCTTGCGCCGCCTGAGTCGTATCGCTCCTACCTCGGGTTGGACAAGAGCATGCACCAGCCGCAGCAGTGCTAT TACCGAGCGCACTCCATCGAACGAGAGCCCATCAATCCCACATTGGCTTTGTCTGAGCCAAAGTCAAGTATACAACCCTCCAGACTTCACTCCGACACCACACACCTTTCACGTCCACCTCCACCTCCACCTCCACCTCCACCTCCACCTCCACCTCCAACAATGGCCCTCCGCACCCTTCTCCGCACACCACCAGCTCTCCGCTCACTCCTCCTCCAACAAACAGCATCCCGCGCCTCATACCACTCGTACGAACACATCGAACCGCCTCCATACCGCGAAACAGAATCCGCCATCCTCTCCTCCGCCCTCCGCCACGTTCCAACCCATGGCTTCACCCAGCAATCCCTCACCCTGGGCGCAAAAGACAATGGATACCTCGACATCTCCACAAACCTCTTCCCCAATGGCGCCTTCGACCTCGTTCTCTACCATCTCGTCACACAAAGGTTGGGTCTGAAAGATCGCATACACTTCCCCGAAAATATTGGTGTAGGCCGCAAAGTCAGATCCCTCATCCTCGAACGACTGCGCGGGAACGACGATGCGGGCGTAGTAGGGAAGTGGCGGGAAGCGTTGGGGTTGATGTCGCTAGCAGAGAATATCCCGAAGAGTCTGAAAGAGCTGGCGGCGTTGAGTGATGAGATGTGGTTCCTTGCGGGGCACGTGAGTGTGGATTCCACCTGGTACACCAAGAGGGCGAGTTTGAGTGGGGTGTATGCGGCCACTGAGGTGTTTCAGACGACGGATCAGAGTACGGAGTATAGGGATACGGAGGAGTTCTTGGACAGAAGGTTGGAGGAGGTGAGGGTTGTGGGTGGTGCTGTGGGCGGTACGATTGAGTGGGCGAGCTTTCAGGCGGGGAGTGTGGTGAATTTGTTGAGGAGTAAGGGTGTGAGGATATGA